The following are encoded in a window of Heterodontus francisci isolate sHetFra1 chromosome 2, sHetFra1.hap1, whole genome shotgun sequence genomic DNA:
- the hoxa1a gene encoding homeobox protein Hox-A1a: MDNARMNSFLDYSIINGETGTCSSRSYHADQGITTYQSCAVSNNNCNADDRYIVSRSVQIGAPPHHHHHHQSNYTHPNNLGISYSAHPNCGAGYPAQSFNTGYSHHYSLNQETDGNGGYPQCAPAVYPGNIASAISPHHHSYGGMVGSGQYPHHPYGQEQQGLALAAGCHSLSPVHGSHQEACCSPSAETPPPAQTFDWMKVKRNPPKTGKAGEYGFAGQPNTVRTNFTTKQLTELEKEFHFNKYLTRARRVEIAAALQLNETQVKIWFQNRRMKQKKREKEGLTSASPATPGSEANTEDTSDKCNSTSSTPSPSSSTSETINTSG, from the exons ATGGACAATGCAAGGATGAACTCCTTTCTAGATTATTCCATCATTAACGGAGAAACTGGGACCTGCTCTTCCAGAAGTTACCATGCAGATCAAGGAATTACAACTTATCAGTCTTGTGCCGTTAGTAATAATAACTGCAACGCTGATGACCGCTATATCGTGAGCAGAAGTGTCCAAATAGGTGCTCCTcctcatcatcatcaccatcaccagAGTAACTATACACATCCCAACAACCTGGGCATCTCCTACAGTGCCCACCCCAACTGTGGGGCAGGCTACCCAGCACAGAGCTTTAACACAGGCTACAGTCATCACTACTCATTGAATCAAGAGACGGATGGCAACGGAGGGTACCCTCAGTGTGCTCCTGCTGTCTACCCTGGAAATATTGCCTCAGCTATTAGCCCTCATCACCACAGTTATGGCGGGATGGTAGGATCAGGCCAATATCCCCATCACCCTTACGGGCAAGAACAGCAGGGTTTAGCCCTCGCTGCaggttgtcactctctgtcacccgtTCATGGCAGTCACCAGGAAGCCTGCTGCTCCCCGTCTGCTGAGACCCCTCCCCCAGCACAGACCTTTGACTGGATGAAAGTGAAGAGGAATCCTCCAAAAACAG GAAAGGCTGGAGAGTATGGTTTTGCCGGTCAGCCCAATACGGTGAGAACCAATTTCACCACCAAGCAACTAACGGAGCTGGAGAAAGAGTTCCACTTCAACAAGTACTTGACTCGGGCCAGGCGGGTGGAAATCGCTGCTGCCCTCCAGCTCAACGAAACCCAGGTAAAAATTTGGTTCCAGAATCGGCGGATGAAGCAGAAAAAACGGGAAAAGGAGGGTCTTACCTCAGCTTCTCCGGCCACGCCTGGGAGTGAAGCAAACACAGAAGACACCTCAGACAAATGTAACTCTACCTCATCGACCCCCTCCCCATCATCATCTACCTCAGAAACTATTAATACTTCAGGCTGA
- the hoxa2b gene encoding homeobox protein Hox-A2b, whose product MNYEFEREIGFINSQPSLAECLTSFPPVGDTFQSSSIKNSTLSHSTVIPPPFEQTIPSLNPSSHPRQSRPKQSPNGTSPLPAATLPPEYPWMKEKKNSKKNHLPASSGPAASCLSQKETHEIPDNTGGGSRRLRTAYTNTQLLELEKEFHFNKYLCRPRRVEIAALLDLTERQVKVWFQNRRMKHKRQTQCKENQNGDGKFKNLEDSGQTEDDEEKSLFEQGINNVTGALLDREGYTFQSNALTQQQAQNLHNGESQSFPVSPLPSNEKNLKHFHQQSPTVQNCLSTMAQNCAAGLNNDSPEALDVPSLQDFNVFSTESCLQLSDGVSPSLPGSLDSPVDLSADSFDFFTDTLTTIDLQHLNY is encoded by the exons ATGAATTACGAATTTGAACGAGAAATTGGTTTTATCAATAGTCAGCCGTCGCTTGCTGAGTGCCTGACATCTTTTCCCCCTGTCGGTGATACATTTCAAAGTTCATCAATCAAGAACTCGACGCTTTCACACTCGACAGTGATTCCTCCTCCTTTTGAGCAAACCATCCCCAGCCTGAATCCCAGCAGTCACCCTCGCCAAAGCCGGCCAAAACAGAGCCCAAATGGCACAAGCCCTTTACCAGCCGCGACTCTACCTCCGGAATACCCCTGgatgaaagagaaaaaaaactccAAGAAGAATCACCTGCCTGCTTCTTCTGGACCCGCAGCATCCTGTCTTTCCCAGAAAG AAACTCATGAAATTCCGGATAATACAGGTGGGGGATCGCGGAGGTTAAGGACAGCTTACACAAACACGCAGCTTTTGGAGCTGGAAAAAGAATTTCACTTCAACAAGTATCTGTGTCGACCCAGGCGGGTGGAGATTGCAGCTTTGCTTGATTTGACTGAAAGACAAGTGAAAGTATGGTTTCAAAACAGACGAATGAAGCACAAAAGACAGACCCAGTGCAAAGAAAACCAAAACGGCGATGGCAAATTTAAGAATTTGGAGGATAGTGGACAGACTGAAGATGACGAAGAGAAGTCACTCTTTGAGCAAGGCATCAACAATGTTACAGGCGCTCTCTTGGACAGGGAAGGCTATACTTTTCAATCCAATGCACTGACTCAACAGCAGGCGCAGAATTTACACAATGGAGAATCCCAAAGTTTCCCAGTTTCGCCTTTACCCAGCAATGAGAAAAATCTAAAACATTTTCATCAGCAGTCACCCACTGTTCAAAACTGCCTGTCAACAATGGCCCAGAACTGTGCAGCTGGCTTGAACAATGACAGTCCAGAGGCCCTTGATGTCCCTTCTTTACAGGATTTTAACGTATTTTCCACAGAATCCTGCTTACAGCTTTCAGATGGAGTATCGCCCAGTTTACCAGGGTCCCTGGACAGCCCTGTGGATCTTTCTGCTGACAGTTTTGACTTTTTTACGGATACTCTAACCACAATCGATTTGCAGCATTTGAACTACTAA